One Nonomuraea angiospora DNA segment encodes these proteins:
- a CDS encoding ATP-binding cassette domain-containing protein produces MPTHAGTPLIEARDVSRVYHRPRTSLTRPGAAVHALKDVSLTVGRGERYGIVGESGSGKSTLLRLLCGLDQPTGGSIRFDGQEIAGRPERRLRFLRENLQIVFQDPMSSLDPRMRVRDLVAEPLVALGLPAGDRVSELLEAVGLPASSAERYPHQFSGGQRQRIAIARALAPRPKVLVADEPVSALDVSVRGQILNLLADLVDELGLTLVFVSHDLSVVRHVCETVAVMSRGEIVESGPVDEVWAAPAHAYTRTLLQAVPTLEGLF; encoded by the coding sequence ATGCCCACGCATGCTGGCACCCCGCTGATTGAGGCCCGCGACGTCAGCCGCGTCTACCACCGGCCCCGCACCTCGCTCACCAGGCCGGGCGCCGCCGTGCACGCGCTCAAGGACGTGTCGCTCACTGTCGGCCGGGGGGAGCGGTACGGCATCGTCGGCGAGTCCGGCTCCGGCAAGTCGACGCTGCTGCGCCTGCTGTGCGGGCTCGACCAGCCGACCGGCGGGTCCATCCGGTTCGACGGGCAGGAGATCGCCGGCCGGCCGGAGCGGCGGCTGCGCTTCCTGCGCGAGAACCTGCAGATCGTCTTCCAGGACCCGATGAGCTCGCTCGACCCCCGCATGCGCGTCCGGGACCTGGTCGCCGAGCCGCTCGTCGCGCTCGGCCTGCCGGCCGGCGACCGCGTGAGCGAGCTGCTGGAGGCGGTCGGGCTGCCCGCCTCGTCCGCCGAACGGTACCCGCACCAGTTCTCCGGCGGGCAGCGCCAGCGCATCGCCATCGCCCGCGCGCTCGCGCCCCGGCCGAAGGTGCTGGTGGCCGACGAGCCGGTGAGCGCCCTGGACGTGTCCGTGCGCGGGCAGATACTCAACCTGCTGGCCGACCTCGTGGACGAGCTGGGGCTCACGCTCGTGTTCGTCTCGCACGACCTGTCCGTGGTGCGGCACGTGTGCGAGACGGTCGCGGTCATGAGCCGTGGGGAGATCGTGGAGAGCGGGCCGGTGGACGAGGTCTGGGCCGCGCCCGCCCACGCCTACACGCGTACGTTGCTGCAGGCCGTACCGACTCTGGAGGGATTGTTTTGA
- a CDS encoding aldehyde dehydrogenase family protein — protein sequence MSIDTAWPSGLPIGDGWVETAQTDDVTFPYDGSLVAAAPRGDAGLARRAVDAALAVAPAMAALPSHARRAALMKAHDALAANREEFERLLVLETGKPLADCKVEVARTLVTLVTAAEEVARLHGETVPLDLLPSGEGLVGFWTRRPIGVVVGITGFNYPLLLAAHKIAPAVAAGCPVIVKPAPATPLATLWLVHLIRSADALPPAAVQLVTGDVEVGRTLVEDRRIGAVSFTGSAAAGHAIARNAAPTKVLLELGSNAALVVAADADLEAAADAVVRGGYYASGQACISVQRVLVEEPVRERFVSLLADRVKNVTVGDPRLPETRVAPLIDEAATDRVLEWIAESGGEVVTGGHRDGRAIAPTVLAGVGDGAAAWDEEIFGPVVCVRPVPDLDAAFAAVNESRYGLHASVFTRSLATAFAAIERIEAGGVVVNEVPGFRADNMPYGGVKDSGIGREGPRFAIEELTVTRMAIIRPA from the coding sequence ATGAGCATCGACACCGCATGGCCGTCCGGCCTGCCCATCGGCGACGGATGGGTGGAGACGGCGCAGACCGACGACGTCACCTTCCCGTACGACGGCTCCCTCGTGGCCGCGGCCCCGAGAGGCGACGCCGGCCTCGCCCGGCGGGCCGTGGACGCGGCCCTGGCCGTGGCGCCCGCCATGGCGGCGCTCCCGTCGCACGCCCGCCGCGCCGCCCTCATGAAGGCCCACGACGCGCTCGCCGCCAACCGGGAGGAGTTCGAGCGGCTGCTCGTCCTCGAGACCGGCAAACCCCTGGCCGACTGCAAGGTCGAGGTCGCCAGGACGCTCGTCACGCTGGTCACGGCCGCCGAGGAGGTCGCCCGGCTGCACGGCGAGACCGTGCCGCTCGACCTGCTGCCCTCGGGGGAAGGGCTGGTCGGGTTCTGGACGCGCCGCCCGATCGGCGTGGTCGTCGGGATCACCGGCTTCAACTACCCGCTGCTCCTCGCCGCCCACAAGATCGCGCCGGCCGTGGCCGCGGGCTGCCCCGTGATCGTCAAGCCCGCGCCCGCGACCCCGCTGGCCACGCTCTGGCTGGTGCACCTCATTCGGTCGGCCGACGCGCTCCCCCCGGCCGCCGTGCAGCTCGTCACCGGGGACGTCGAGGTCGGCAGGACGCTGGTGGAGGACCGCCGGATCGGCGCGGTCTCGTTCACCGGCTCGGCCGCCGCCGGGCACGCCATCGCCCGCAACGCCGCCCCCACCAAGGTCCTGCTGGAGCTGGGGTCGAACGCCGCGCTCGTCGTGGCGGCCGACGCCGACCTGGAGGCCGCCGCCGACGCCGTCGTGCGCGGCGGTTACTACGCCTCCGGCCAGGCGTGCATCTCCGTCCAGCGGGTGCTGGTCGAGGAGCCCGTACGCGAGCGGTTCGTGTCCTTGCTGGCCGACCGCGTCAAGAACGTCACGGTCGGCGACCCCCGCCTGCCGGAGACCCGCGTCGCCCCGCTCATCGACGAGGCCGCCACGGACCGCGTGCTGGAGTGGATCGCGGAGTCGGGGGGCGAGGTGGTCACGGGCGGGCACCGCGACGGCCGGGCCATCGCGCCGACCGTGCTCGCGGGCGTCGGCGACGGGGCCGCCGCCTGGGACGAGGAGATCTTCGGGCCGGTGGTGTGCGTGCGCCCGGTGCCCGACCTCGACGCCGCCTTCGCCGCCGTCAACGAGTCGCGGTACGGCCTGCACGCCTCGGTGTTCACCCGGTCGCTGGCCACGGCGTTCGCGGCCATCGAGCGGATCGAGGCCGGGGGAGTGGTGGTCAACGAGGTGCCGGGCTTCCGGGCGGACAACATGCCGTACGGCGGCGTGAAGGACTCCGGGATCGGGCGCGAGGGGCCCCGCTTCGCCATCGAGGAGCTGACCGTCACCAGGATGGCGATCATCCGGCCCGCCTAG
- a CDS encoding M20 family metallopeptidase, with product MIDVDADGVVGFTQELVRIPSTNDPGRRERAAAELVAAKMREWGWEPTVYEVEPDRPNVVAVVEGGGGAGPTLMFEGHTDVVTEGDLSTWTVDPFGGEIRDGRLWGRGSADMKSGLAATLYATRALQLAGPFPGRIKVCALADEEGLMIGAHHFVSEGLTADVDGAIVAEPEAGEICAVAKGALRLRVDFAGKMAHGAMPQHGRNPLPAVGSLLVGLGSLQEELQGRHPAHEHLGEVYVTPTVLRAGSEEQVNVIPAAASVFVDVRTIPGVEHKLIADRVAALASYDGVAAEVSVLVDRPPVDVPVSDPVVAALAAAHRAVTGAEPVYGGVPGSTDGTVLTHWGGIPSVVYGPGGKWIAHQADEFVEVAQIVQCTRVFAEAARRFLSGDF from the coding sequence TTGATCGACGTCGATGCCGACGGAGTGGTGGGGTTCACCCAGGAGCTGGTGCGGATCCCCAGCACCAACGACCCCGGGCGGCGCGAGCGGGCCGCCGCCGAGCTGGTGGCCGCCAAGATGCGGGAGTGGGGCTGGGAGCCCACCGTGTACGAGGTGGAGCCGGACCGGCCCAACGTGGTGGCCGTGGTCGAGGGCGGCGGCGGTGCCGGGCCGACCCTGATGTTCGAGGGCCACACGGACGTGGTGACCGAGGGCGACCTGTCCACCTGGACCGTCGACCCGTTCGGCGGGGAGATCCGCGACGGGAGGCTGTGGGGGCGGGGCAGCGCCGACATGAAGTCCGGCCTGGCCGCCACCCTCTACGCCACCCGCGCCCTGCAGCTGGCTGGACCGTTCCCCGGGCGGATCAAGGTGTGCGCGCTGGCCGACGAGGAAGGTCTCATGATCGGCGCGCACCACTTCGTCTCCGAGGGGCTGACCGCCGACGTGGACGGCGCGATCGTCGCCGAGCCCGAGGCGGGCGAGATCTGCGCGGTGGCCAAGGGCGCGCTGCGGCTGCGCGTCGACTTCGCCGGCAAGATGGCGCACGGCGCCATGCCGCAGCACGGCCGCAACCCCCTCCCCGCCGTGGGCTCGCTGCTGGTGGGCCTGGGGTCGCTGCAGGAGGAGCTGCAGGGGCGGCACCCGGCGCACGAGCACCTCGGCGAGGTGTACGTGACGCCGACCGTGCTGCGGGCCGGCTCCGAGGAGCAGGTGAACGTGATCCCGGCGGCCGCCTCGGTGTTCGTGGACGTGCGGACGATCCCCGGGGTCGAGCACAAGCTGATCGCCGACCGGGTGGCCGCGCTCGCCTCCTACGACGGGGTCGCCGCCGAGGTGTCGGTGCTGGTGGACCGGCCGCCGGTGGACGTGCCCGTGTCCGACCCGGTGGTGGCCGCCCTGGCCGCCGCCCACCGTGCCGTCACCGGCGCGGAGCCCGTCTACGGCGGGGTGCCGGGGTCGACGGACGGGACCGTGCTGACGCACTGGGGCGGGATCCCGTCCGTGGTGTACGGGCCCGGCGGGAAGTGGATCGCGCACCAGGCGGACGAGTTCGTGGAGGTGGCCCAGATCGTCCAGTGCACCCGCGTCTTCGCCGAGGCGGCCCGGCGCTTCCTCAGCGGGGACTTCTGA
- a CDS encoding GNAT family N-acetyltransferase, whose product MHIYLETPRLILRRFTESDADHLFALHNDPEVMEFLNGGKPTPREVIVRETLPRFIDSGFFAALEKPSGAFLGWFHLRAPKDVPDDEPELGYRLHKSAWGKGYATEGSLALIDKAFRELGARRVFAQTMAVNVRSRRVMEKCGLRFARTFHPEWEDPLPGTEHGEVEYELTRAEWEAR is encoded by the coding sequence GTGCACATCTATCTGGAGACCCCGCGGCTGATCCTGCGCCGCTTCACCGAGTCCGACGCCGACCACCTCTTCGCCCTCCACAACGACCCCGAGGTCATGGAGTTCCTCAACGGCGGCAAGCCCACGCCGCGCGAGGTGATCGTCCGGGAGACGCTGCCCAGGTTCATCGACTCGGGTTTCTTCGCGGCCCTCGAGAAGCCGTCCGGGGCGTTCCTCGGCTGGTTCCACCTGCGCGCGCCCAAGGACGTGCCGGACGACGAGCCGGAGCTGGGCTACCGGCTGCACAAGTCGGCCTGGGGCAAGGGGTACGCGACCGAGGGCTCGCTCGCGCTGATCGACAAGGCGTTCCGCGAGCTGGGCGCGCGCCGGGTCTTCGCCCAGACCATGGCCGTCAACGTGCGCTCGCGGCGGGTCATGGAGAAGTGCGGGCTGCGCTTCGCCCGCACGTTCCATCCGGAGTGGGAGGACCCGCTGCCGGGGACCGAGCACGGCGAGGTGGAGTACGAGCTGACGCGCGCCGAATGGGAGGCGCGCTGA
- a CDS encoding P1 family peptidase, with translation MRAGPSNSLTDVAGLRVGHAQRVGGGYRTGTTVVLAPPSGAVAGVDVRGAAPGTRETELLDPRNLVSRVHAVVLTGGSAYGLSAACGVVERLADAGIGYPVAGGVVPIVPTAVIFDLGRGGTFRAVPDAAFGTAAYDAATPNAATPNAATPNGASPDGAGPSVGVPARGTVTSDGGVAASPPSVAGVPWRRSGAGAPDGVVPSTGASAQGTVTPDGGAPFTGASLQGTVTPDGGAGAHGGALDGGAASGSVGAGAGARAGGLAGGVGTASVVLPGGATVAALVVANPVGSVLDPRDGTLAGARYGLPGEFDHLQPPLQAEIDAWRPQNAPSFNTTIGVVATDLTLTKAQCGKLAAVAHDGLARAIRPAHTMTDGDTIFGLATCAGPEPDHDTLREVLAAGADVFSRAIAHAVLAATGHEDAPAYLDVFPSAQRKRA, from the coding sequence ATGCGCGCCGGGCCTTCCAATTCGCTGACGGACGTGGCGGGGCTCCGGGTCGGCCACGCGCAGCGGGTGGGCGGCGGTTACCGGACGGGCACCACCGTCGTCCTGGCCCCTCCTTCGGGGGCCGTGGCGGGGGTGGACGTGCGGGGCGCCGCTCCCGGGACCCGCGAGACCGAGCTGCTGGATCCGCGCAACCTGGTGTCGCGCGTGCACGCCGTGGTGCTGACGGGCGGGAGCGCGTACGGGCTGTCGGCGGCGTGCGGGGTGGTGGAGCGGCTGGCGGACGCGGGCATCGGGTATCCGGTGGCCGGCGGGGTGGTGCCCATCGTGCCGACGGCGGTCATCTTCGACCTGGGGCGCGGTGGCACGTTCCGCGCCGTCCCGGACGCCGCCTTCGGCACCGCCGCCTACGACGCCGCCACCCCGAACGCCGCCACCCCAAATGCCGCCACCCCGAACGGCGCCTCACCGGACGGCGCCGGCCCCTCCGTCGGAGTCCCCGCCCGAGGGACCGTAACCTCCGACGGCGGGGTGGCCGCTTCCCCGCCGTCCGTGGCGGGGGTCCCTTGGCGGAGAAGCGGGGCGGGTGCGCCGGACGGCGTCGTCCCCTCCACCGGAGCGTCGGCCCAAGGGACCGTCACCCCCGACGGCGGTGCTCCGTTCACCGGCGCCTCCCTCCAAGGGACCGTCACGCCCGACGGCGGGGCGGGCGCGCACGGCGGGGCGCTCGACGGTGGGGCGGCGAGTGGGTCGGTCGGGGCCGGGGCCGGGGCGCGGGCCGGTGGGCTGGCCGGAGGGGTGGGGACGGCGAGCGTCGTCCTGCCCGGCGGCGCCACCGTGGCGGCCCTGGTCGTCGCCAACCCCGTGGGCTCGGTCCTCGACCCCCGCGACGGCACCCTCGCCGGCGCGAGGTACGGCCTGCCGGGCGAGTTCGACCACCTCCAGCCCCCGCTCCAGGCGGAGATCGACGCCTGGCGCCCCCAGAACGCCCCCTCCTTCAACACCACCATCGGCGTGGTGGCCACCGACCTCACCCTCACCAAAGCCCAGTGCGGCAAGCTCGCCGCCGTCGCCCACGACGGCCTGGCCAGGGCGATCAGGCCGGCCCACACCATGACCGACGGCGACACGATCTTCGGGCTGGCCACCTGCGCCGGCCCCGAGCCCGACCACGACACCCTGCGGGAGGTCCTGGCAGCGGGGGCCGACGTGTTCAGCCGCGCCATCGCGCACGCCGTCCTCGCCGCCACCGGCCACGAGGACGCGCCCGCCTACCTCGACGTGTTCCCCAGCGCCCAACGGAAGCGAGCATGA
- a CDS encoding SDR family NAD(P)-dependent oxidoreductase — protein MGYDALFRLDGRRAVVIGAGSGIGREAALALAAHGASVVCADRDLTSAEETAAACGGHARLLDVLDAAEVRRAAGEEPADVLVFTAATNVRKRLLDYSGEEFDRVVGLNLRASFDVVRAFGAGMVERGRGSIIGFASIRASVTEPGQGVYSATKAGLVQLLRTAAAEFGPHGVRVNAIAPGVVETPLTRQIKDNPDWYAAYANKSALGRWATAPEMAGAVVYLAGDAASFVTGSVLYVDGGWTAVDGRFDPPN, from the coding sequence ATGGGATATGACGCGCTGTTCCGCCTGGATGGGCGGCGGGCCGTGGTGATCGGGGCCGGGAGCGGGATCGGCCGGGAGGCGGCGCTGGCGCTGGCCGCCCACGGGGCCTCCGTGGTGTGCGCCGACCGCGACCTGACCTCGGCCGAGGAGACCGCCGCCGCGTGCGGCGGCCACGCCCGGCTGCTCGACGTGCTGGACGCCGCCGAGGTGCGCAGGGCCGCCGGGGAGGAGCCCGCCGACGTGCTGGTGTTCACGGCCGCCACGAACGTCCGCAAGCGGCTGCTCGACTACTCCGGCGAGGAGTTCGACCGGGTGGTGGGACTGAACCTGCGGGCCTCGTTCGACGTGGTGCGCGCCTTCGGGGCGGGCATGGTCGAGCGGGGGCGCGGGTCGATCATCGGGTTCGCCTCGATCCGCGCGTCCGTGACCGAGCCGGGGCAGGGCGTCTACTCGGCCACGAAGGCGGGGCTGGTGCAGCTGCTGCGGACGGCGGCGGCCGAGTTCGGGCCGCACGGGGTGCGGGTGAACGCCATCGCGCCCGGCGTGGTGGAGACGCCGCTGACCAGGCAGATCAAGGACAACCCCGACTGGTACGCCGCGTACGCGAACAAGAGCGCGCTCGGCCGGTGGGCGACGGCGCCGGAGATGGCCGGCGCGGTGGTCTACCTGGCCGGCGACGCGGCCAGCTTCGTGACCGGGTCGGTCCTGTACGTGGACGGCGGCTGGACGGCCGTGGACGGCCGCTTCGACCCGCCCAACTAA
- a CDS encoding ABC transporter permease, producing the protein MTLYLIKRLAVLVASTAVAGVVVFAFMALLPGDPAEVALGVNATPDAVAALRKQFGTDRPPVVQFFDWFGGLLQGDFGTSYVTSSPIGPQISDRLGVTAVLVLGGMLVALVIAVPLGTFAAVHHRNPLGAAISALSQVGIAIPAFLAGILLVFVFAVQAQALPSGGYVPIAEDPAQWLLGLLLPWLSLGLVQGAVLTRYVRSAVLDVMREDYLRTARAKGRGSTGALWRHGLRNASIPVVTVLGLQLATLLIGAVVVERVFVIPGLGDLLLNGVAGRDLLLVQGVVMVLVAAVLLINFVVDVAYRVLDPRLR; encoded by the coding sequence GTGACGCTTTACCTGATCAAACGCCTGGCGGTGCTCGTCGCGAGCACCGCCGTGGCGGGCGTGGTGGTGTTCGCGTTCATGGCGCTGCTGCCCGGCGACCCGGCGGAGGTCGCGCTCGGGGTCAACGCCACGCCCGACGCGGTGGCGGCGCTGCGCAAGCAGTTCGGCACCGACCGGCCGCCGGTCGTGCAGTTCTTCGACTGGTTCGGCGGGCTCCTGCAGGGCGACTTCGGCACCTCGTACGTGACCAGCTCGCCCATCGGCCCGCAGATCAGCGACCGGCTCGGCGTCACGGCCGTGCTGGTGCTCGGCGGGATGCTGGTGGCGCTGGTCATCGCGGTGCCGCTCGGCACGTTCGCGGCCGTGCACCACCGCAACCCGCTCGGCGCGGCCATCAGCGCGCTCAGCCAGGTCGGCATCGCGATCCCGGCGTTCCTGGCGGGCATCCTGCTGGTGTTCGTGTTCGCGGTGCAGGCCCAGGCGCTGCCGTCCGGCGGCTACGTGCCGATCGCCGAGGACCCGGCGCAGTGGCTGCTCGGCCTGCTGCTGCCGTGGCTGTCACTCGGCCTCGTGCAGGGCGCGGTCCTGACCCGGTACGTGCGCAGCGCCGTGCTCGACGTCATGCGCGAGGACTACCTGCGCACGGCCCGCGCCAAGGGCCGGGGAAGCACCGGCGCCCTGTGGCGGCACGGCCTGCGCAACGCCTCGATCCCCGTCGTCACCGTGCTCGGCCTGCAACTGGCCACGCTGCTGATCGGCGCGGTCGTGGTCGAGCGGGTCTTCGTCATCCCCGGGCTCGGCGACCTGCTGCTCAACGGCGTCGCCGGGCGTGACCTGCTGCTCGTCCAAGGTGTGGTGATGGTGCTGGTGGCGGCCGTCCTGCTGATCAACTTCGTGGTGGACGTGGCCTACCGCGTGCTCGATCCGAGGCTGCGATGA
- a CDS encoding MurR/RpiR family transcriptional regulator, which translates to MERNSLPATVRARLSGLHDAEARVAQVVLDQGAGLVHLSVSDVARLAGTSASTVVRACRRLGFGGYQELKIASAREAPRAPEPEDDRDPLAATVRAAREALGGLGATLSRDDLSAAAEALNGAARVLFAATGLSGAVAVDAAYRLRALGLPVDLPPDPLTAHLAAELLPEPSVCLAISHSGATRSTVDTARRARAAGARVVAITSYASSPLAEESTWVLVGGGQDLVFGMEAVASRLAHLTIVDTLSMIVLALRGGAAERAVSASADVTASHSY; encoded by the coding sequence ATGGAACGCAATTCCCTCCCGGCGACCGTGCGGGCCAGGCTCTCCGGGCTGCACGACGCCGAGGCGCGGGTCGCGCAGGTGGTGCTCGACCAGGGCGCCGGGCTCGTCCACCTGAGCGTGAGCGACGTGGCGCGGCTGGCCGGCACGTCGGCGTCCACCGTCGTACGGGCGTGCCGGCGGCTCGGGTTCGGCGGCTACCAGGAGCTGAAGATCGCCTCGGCCCGCGAGGCGCCACGGGCGCCCGAGCCCGAGGACGACCGCGACCCGCTGGCCGCGACCGTGCGGGCGGCGCGGGAGGCGCTCGGCGGGCTGGGCGCCACGCTGTCGCGCGACGACCTGAGCGCCGCCGCCGAGGCGCTCAACGGGGCCGCCCGGGTGCTGTTCGCCGCCACCGGCCTGTCCGGAGCGGTCGCCGTCGACGCCGCCTACCGGCTGCGGGCCCTCGGCCTGCCGGTGGACCTGCCGCCCGACCCGCTCACCGCGCACCTGGCCGCCGAGCTGCTGCCGGAGCCGTCGGTCTGCCTGGCGATCAGCCACAGCGGGGCCACCCGCTCCACCGTCGACACCGCCCGCCGCGCCCGCGCCGCCGGGGCGCGGGTCGTGGCGATCACCAGCTACGCCAGCTCGCCGCTGGCCGAGGAGAGCACCTGGGTGCTCGTCGGCGGCGGGCAGGACCTCGTCTTCGGGATGGAGGCGGTCGCCAGCCGCCTCGCCCACCTCACCATCGTCGACACGCTGTCCATGATCGTGCTGGCGCTGCGCGGCGGCGCGGCCGAGCGGGCGGTGTCGGCCTCCGCCGACGTCACGGCGAGCCACAGCTACTGA
- a CDS encoding SDR family NAD(P)-dependent oxidoreductase has protein sequence MRPMEQRTILVTGATDGLGRALAADLAARGATVLVHGRDDRRGHETLAEIRAAVPAARLHWYRADLASLDEVRELAQAVSADHKDLDTLVNNAGIGTTVPGGGVRQESADGHELRFAVNYLAGYLLTRLLLPVLRESAPSRIVNVSSLGQAPIDFGDVMLAAGYSGVRAYCQSKLAQVMFTVDLAEELAGTGVTANALHPATYMPTKMVATPVSDLREGVEATSRLVTDPELDEVSGRFFDGLRPSQALEQAYDAGARARLRELSENLSKGRPPAH, from the coding sequence ATGCGTCCCATGGAGCAGCGGACGATCCTCGTCACCGGCGCGACCGACGGGCTCGGCCGGGCGCTGGCGGCCGACCTGGCCGCACGCGGCGCGACCGTCCTCGTGCACGGCCGCGACGACCGGCGCGGCCACGAAACGCTGGCGGAGATCCGGGCCGCCGTCCCCGCCGCCCGGCTGCACTGGTACCGCGCCGACCTGGCCTCGCTCGACGAGGTGCGCGAGCTCGCGCAGGCCGTCTCGGCCGACCACAAGGACCTCGACACGCTGGTGAACAACGCGGGGATCGGCACGACCGTGCCGGGCGGCGGGGTGCGCCAGGAGAGCGCGGACGGCCACGAGCTGCGCTTCGCGGTCAACTACCTGGCCGGCTACCTGCTCACCCGGCTCCTGCTGCCGGTGCTGCGCGAGTCGGCCCCGTCCAGGATCGTCAACGTCAGCAGCCTCGGCCAGGCCCCGATCGACTTCGGCGACGTCATGCTCGCGGCCGGCTACAGCGGGGTGCGCGCGTACTGCCAGAGCAAGCTCGCGCAGGTGATGTTCACCGTGGACCTGGCCGAGGAGCTGGCGGGCACCGGGGTCACCGCCAACGCCCTGCACCCGGCCACGTACATGCCGACCAAGATGGTCGCCACGCCGGTCAGCGACCTGCGGGAGGGCGTGGAGGCCACATCGCGGCTGGTCACCGACCCCGAGCTGGACGAGGTGTCCGGGCGCTTCTTCGACGGCCTGCGGCCCTCGCAGGCGCTGGAGCAGGCGTACGACGCCGGGGCGCGGGCCCGGCTGCGCGAGCTGTCGGAAAACCTGTCGAAGGGGCGGCCACCGGCTCACTAG
- a CDS encoding ABC transporter ATP-binding protein codes for MLRVERLTVRADSLELVHEVSFAIGPGERVGLIGESGSGKSLTALSLMGLLPEGVTASGKATMGGNDLVGMPESRLKRLRGQDVSMVFQEPMTALNPLMRIGAQVTEVMTLHGTPRAQAREKALDLLERVRLPEPAQIARAYPHQLSGGQRQRVMLAIALANQPSLLICDEPTTALDVTVQKQMLELIAEVAPALLFITHDLAVVASVCERVLVMYGGRVVESGPIREVFTRPRHRYTEGLLAASRLTPRGTRLPTIKGSVPPAGQFPGGCVFRNRCPHATPECETVPALTGDGHAHACWHPAD; via the coding sequence GTGCTGAGAGTTGAGAGACTGACCGTACGGGCCGACTCCCTCGAATTGGTGCACGAGGTGTCGTTTGCGATCGGGCCCGGCGAGCGGGTCGGGCTGATCGGCGAGTCCGGGTCCGGCAAGTCGCTGACCGCACTGTCGCTCATGGGCCTGCTCCCCGAGGGCGTCACCGCCTCGGGCAAGGCCACGATGGGCGGCAACGACCTGGTCGGCATGCCCGAGAGCAGGCTGAAGCGGCTGCGCGGCCAGGACGTCTCCATGGTCTTCCAGGAGCCCATGACCGCGCTCAACCCGCTCATGCGCATCGGCGCCCAGGTCACCGAGGTCATGACCCTGCACGGCACGCCGCGCGCGCAGGCCCGGGAGAAGGCGCTCGACCTGCTGGAACGCGTACGCCTGCCCGAACCGGCGCAGATCGCCCGCGCGTACCCGCACCAGCTCTCCGGCGGCCAGCGCCAGCGCGTCATGCTCGCCATCGCCCTGGCCAACCAGCCGAGCCTGCTCATCTGCGACGAGCCCACCACGGCGCTCGACGTCACCGTGCAGAAGCAGATGCTGGAGCTGATCGCCGAGGTCGCGCCCGCGCTGCTGTTCATCACCCACGACCTGGCCGTCGTGGCGTCGGTGTGCGAGCGGGTCCTGGTCATGTACGGGGGACGCGTCGTCGAGAGCGGCCCCATCCGCGAGGTCTTCACCCGGCCCCGCCACCGCTACACCGAGGGCCTGCTGGCCGCCTCCAGGCTCACCCCGCGCGGCACCCGGCTGCCCACCATCAAGGGCAGCGTGCCGCCGGCCGGGCAGTTCCCCGGCGGCTGCGTCTTCCGCAACCGCTGCCCGCACGCCACCCCCGAGTGCGAGACCGTACCCGCGCTGACAGGAGACGGCCATGCCCACGCATGCTGGCACCCCGCTGATTGA
- a CDS encoding ABC transporter permease: MNAGLLVGGVLVGLVALAAVVSFFWTPHDPTLVDAARKLRQPGGGYLLGADKFGRDTFSQIMVGARTTLYVGVVAVGIAAVIGTPLGMIAGMTPRGWLSELIMRVNDLVFAFPALLLAVMLGAVYGPGTLTAMIAIGVATVPAFARVARAATLQVMVTDYILAARAAGRRRPAIAMRHVLPNIGSVLIVQASVSFAIAILAEAALSFLGFGTRPPTPSWGRMLQESQELLFSTPRLALWPGLAIALAVLGFNLLGDGLRDYLDPKLRRVRAES; this comes from the coding sequence ATGAACGCCGGGCTGCTGGTCGGCGGCGTGCTCGTCGGGCTCGTGGCCCTGGCGGCGGTGGTGTCGTTCTTCTGGACGCCGCACGACCCGACGCTCGTGGACGCGGCGCGCAAGCTGCGGCAACCGGGCGGCGGTTACCTGCTGGGGGCCGACAAGTTCGGCCGTGACACCTTCAGCCAGATCATGGTCGGCGCCCGGACCACGCTCTACGTGGGCGTCGTGGCCGTCGGCATCGCCGCCGTCATCGGCACGCCGCTCGGCATGATCGCCGGGATGACGCCGCGCGGCTGGCTCTCCGAGCTGATCATGCGGGTCAACGACCTGGTGTTCGCGTTCCCTGCGCTGCTGCTGGCCGTCATGCTCGGCGCGGTCTACGGGCCGGGCACGCTCACCGCGATGATCGCGATCGGCGTGGCCACCGTGCCCGCGTTCGCCCGGGTGGCCCGCGCCGCCACGCTCCAGGTCATGGTGACCGACTACATCCTGGCCGCCAGGGCCGCCGGACGGCGCCGCCCGGCCATCGCGATGCGCCACGTCCTGCCGAACATCGGCTCCGTGCTCATCGTGCAGGCGTCGGTGTCGTTCGCGATCGCGATCCTGGCCGAGGCGGCGCTGTCGTTCCTCGGCTTCGGCACCCGCCCGCCCACCCCGTCGTGGGGGCGGATGCTGCAGGAGTCGCAGGAGCTGCTGTTCTCGACCCCGCGCCTGGCGCTCTGGCCCGGCCTGGCGATCGCGCTCGCGGTGCTCGGCTTCAACCTCCTCGGGGACGGCCTGCGCGACTACCTCGACCCAAAGCTGAGGAGGGTCCGTGCTGAGAGTTGA